From one Candidatus Chromulinivoraceae bacterium genomic stretch:
- a CDS encoding glycosyltransferase family 2 protein, whose translation MAKADILLTFWGDVELLKKAVESVVAQTEKDWHLFVLDDCYPSDEPAKYFANLKDKRITYYRHPKNIGITKNFNYAVKKAKAPYCILLGCDDIMLPNYLETALKNIGEADFYQPSVDVMDGDGTVYLPLGDRIKRFLQPKKSGIYQGEKLAASLSHGNWLYFPSILWKTATIKKYGFNDRYKIAEDVVLEMDIIKDGGRLYFDTATTFQYRRFAKSLSSVEKSKGGVRFDEEDEVYDHLASEFKKLGWNKAARAAAWRVTSRLHRALN comes from the coding sequence TCAGACAGAAAAAGATTGGCATCTGTTTGTTCTTGACGATTGCTACCCATCAGATGAACCCGCCAAGTATTTTGCCAACCTAAAGGACAAGCGCATTACCTACTACCGCCATCCTAAAAACATTGGCATTACCAAAAATTTCAACTACGCTGTTAAAAAGGCTAAAGCACCCTACTGCATCCTGTTGGGATGTGACGATATTATGCTGCCAAACTATCTAGAGACAGCGCTTAAAAATATTGGTGAAGCCGATTTTTATCAACCTTCTGTCGATGTGATGGATGGCGACGGTACTGTCTATCTGCCTCTTGGCGATAGAATTAAGCGCTTTCTTCAACCTAAAAAATCGGGCATATATCAAGGAGAAAAACTCGCGGCCTCGTTAAGTCATGGTAACTGGCTTTATTTCCCTTCTATACTTTGGAAAACAGCCACCATTAAAAAATATGGTTTTAATGATCGCTATAAAATCGCCGAGGATGTCGTGTTAGAAATGGACATTATTAAAGACGGCGGCAGACTCTATTTTGATACAGCAACCACTTTTCAGTATCGTCGTTTTGCCAAGTCGCTATCTAGCGTTGAAAAGTCTAAAGGTGGCGTACGATTTGACGAAGAAGACGAGGTCTACGATCATCTTGCCAGCGAGTTCAAAAAACTCGGTTGGAACAAAGCCGCTCGCGCAGCTGCTTGGCGCGTCACTTCACGGCTCCATCGAGCACTAAACTAG
- a CDS encoding glycosyltransferase: MTRKKILNVLYQSNDAYAMVSGISIVSLLENNKHLDEVNVFYCDYEISKVNRNKLAKLVSAYKNATLEFIDSKPYHDTFKELNVKPWHGFYITWLKLLAFGDVRLKTDRILFINGHTIINGALDELIELDFEDNIMALSYDCLLNDHKKTIGLQENDGYYNCGIMLINQKKWLKDSIDAKIKQHLQEKSDYVIADQDLCNTMFKGKIKLLGVTYNFSSAYYAYDLKRLLKINNLEPSYFYSYEQIMEEYYSPKMVHSLFGIKGKPWEEGNDHPQRYLWNKYLKLTPWKNAKRPEAVVTTNWRLYNLLPNVLFMQLYKIAVAKKFAK, translated from the coding sequence TGGTGAGCGGAATCTCTATTGTTTCGCTTTTAGAAAACAATAAACATCTAGATGAGGTTAATGTTTTTTACTGTGACTACGAGATAAGCAAAGTAAACCGTAATAAACTAGCAAAACTCGTGAGCGCGTATAAAAATGCAACCCTAGAGTTTATTGATTCCAAGCCATACCACGATACATTTAAAGAGCTTAATGTTAAACCATGGCATGGATTTTATATTACGTGGTTAAAGCTTTTGGCGTTTGGTGATGTTAGGCTAAAAACCGACCGCATATTGTTTATTAACGGACACACTATCATAAATGGCGCACTGGATGAGCTTATTGAGCTTGATTTTGAAGATAATATTATGGCTCTTAGTTACGATTGTCTACTGAATGACCATAAAAAAACCATTGGTCTGCAAGAGAATGACGGTTACTATAACTGCGGTATCATGCTAATTAACCAGAAGAAATGGCTTAAGGACTCGATTGATGCCAAGATTAAACAGCACCTACAAGAGAAGAGCGACTATGTTATTGCCGATCAAGATCTTTGCAACACCATGTTTAAAGGCAAAATTAAACTGCTTGGCGTTACTTATAATTTTTCAAGTGCGTACTATGCCTATGATTTAAAAAGGCTACTAAAAATCAATAACCTTGAACCTTCTTATTTTTATAGCTACGAGCAGATTATGGAAGAGTACTATAGTCCTAAAATGGTTCATTCCCTGTTTGGTATTAAAGGCAAGCCATGGGAGGAAGGCAATGACCATCCGCAGCGATATTTATGGAATAAATATCTTAAGCTAACTCCATGGAAAAATGCCAAGCGTCCTGAGGCAGTCGTTACGACTAACTGGCGCCTCTACAATTTGTTACCGAATGTGCTGTTTATGCAGCTTTATAAGATAGCAGTCGCAAAGAAGTTTGCTAAATAA